From the genome of Longispora fulva:
CTGCGCACGGAGGCCGACGACGACACCGAGGTCGCGAACATCGGCGAGGCGGTGCTGGAGCTGCTGCAGGCCGGCGACGGGTCCCTGGCCCCGCTGGACATCCCGGAGCTGGAGCCGCTCGACGGGGTGGTGACGGTCAGCGAGGTGGACAGTTCCCTCGACCCGGACGCGGCGCCCGAGGACGACATCGACGCCGTGTTCGCCGTGGGCGCGGGGGAGAAGCTCGTCGGCCGGTTCGACGAGCACCCCTTCGACGACGAAGGAGTCGAAGAAGACTAGCTCTGCGAAGACGAAGAGGACTAGCTAGCTCGACAGCGCTGGTAGTGCGGCGCCGGTGATCCGGCGTCGCAGCACCACCTGTCGGGTACCGTCGCCGAAGAGCAGGACCCGGGCGAGTTCCCAGCCGCCGTACTCCGCCTGGATGGTCAGCTGGGCCTGTGCCGCTGTCCGGTCCGTGCCCGGTGGGATCCGGAGCGGCACATATTCATAATCGGACATCGTTACATTCTGCCTAACGGTCGGTGACATTTCCAGGGTAGTCACGACTGCCTTTCCGGGTACCCGAAGCGCACGGCCGACACATCGTCGAGCGCCCGGCGGATCTGCGCCGGCAGCGTGACCTTCTCCACGGCCAGGGCCCCGAGCAGCTGGCCGGTGGTCCGGGCCCCGATCAGCGGGGCGGTGACGCCGGGCCGGTCCCGGATCCAGGCGAGCGCGACGACGAGCGGCGAGCAGCCCAGGCCGTCGGCGGCGGTGGCCACGGCCTCCACGATCCCGGCCCCCCGCTTGTCCAGGTACGGCGCCACGAACCGCTCCAGGTGCTCCGACCCGCCGCGCGAGTCCGAGGGCACCCCGTGCCGGTACTTCCCGGTCAGGACGCCCCGGCCGAGCGGGGACCAGGCGAGCAGGCCCAGTCCGAGGGCGGCGCACGCGCCGAGCACCTCGCGTTCGACCCCGCGCTCCAGCAGCGAGTACTCCACCTGGGCGGAGATCAGCGGGGTCGGGCTGACGGCGGCGGCCTGGGCGGTCTGCCAGCCGTTGAAGTTGGACACCCCGGCGTAGCGGACCCGGCCGGAGGAGACAGCGGTGTCCAGGGCCGCGAGGGTCTCGGCGATCGGGGTGGCAGGGTCGTGGCCGTGCACGTGCCAGACGTCCACGTAGTCG
Proteins encoded in this window:
- a CDS encoding DUF5703 family protein; the protein is MSDYEYVPLRIPPGTDRTAAQAQLTIQAEYGGWELARVLLFGDGTRQVVLRRRITGAALPALSS
- a CDS encoding aldo/keto reductase → MQQRPLGRSGLHVSRLGLGTMTWGRDTDADEAADQLRTYLDAGGNLLDTADVFGDGDSEAVIGALLDGVVDRDELVISTKAGLRPGTPRRHDNSRLHLLRALDASLGRLGTDYVDVWHVHGHDPATPIAETLAALDTAVSSGRVRYAGVSNFNGWQTAQAAAVSPTPLISAQVEYSLLERGVEREVLGACAALGLGLLAWSPLGRGVLTGKYRHGVPSDSRGGSEHLERFVAPYLDKRGAGIVEAVATAADGLGCSPLVVALAWIRDRPGVTAPLIGARTTGQLLGALAVEKVTLPAQIRRALDDVSAVRFGYPERQS